From one Planococcus citri chromosome 3, ihPlaCitr1.1, whole genome shotgun sequence genomic stretch:
- the LOC135840363 gene encoding uncharacterized protein in vnfD 5'region-like, producing the protein MLYLSLCLLLCSYFVEETIGYITDLGTLPTFSDWAIIPYTIATYGRVLYKEDGKYFFKNTSRNLVPEGEQVEYFKHFLKSSEIYVDKSPFITEVLNDPNRAIRILRPRMWGKTLNLNMLEKFLEIEVDEKGNPVDEKFKRNPELFCGAGSKQLKVCNDKESMNVFGKHPVLSISLKGIRGNSYKEIELGIRERLTTAFQKHYYLKRYLNDNETLLPFVAMKDRLLSLMEGDPHTIDMLCSIQFVSELLYNHHGNSTRVYLLIDDFDSPIINAFAAFGHNKTEYDELMEFVQGFYSMGVNDNEYLEKVVMTGTYHLYLDDDFAGLTNVTEYNILQDDKYGKYFGFSQQDVEGLLAEKSISTPISQVQQWYNGYKVGGSESVYNPGSVMQFIQNGGKLDQYTVQKVNDPFLTKILASDEAKSVLRKVSTEELLVEGDEADIEIDPPQNYVSKSIVLMCNGILTPTMIDLEKEVLKLKLPNEEVKEFVKKVLA; encoded by the exons ATGCTATATCTGTCATTATGTTTGCTTTTGTGTTCCTATTTTGTAGAAGAAACGATCGGTTACATCACA GATCTAGGCACGCTACCTACCTTCAGCGACTGGGCCATAATTCCATATACGATAGCAACCTATGGTCGAGTCCTTTATAAAGAAGATGGtaaatatttctttaaaaataccaGTCGAAATTTAGTCCCCGAAGGTGAACAAGTGGAATACTTCAAACACTTCTTGAAAAGCAGCGAAATATACGTCGATAAAAGCCCGTTCATTACCGAAGTATTAAACGATCCCAACCGAGCGATTCGTATCCTCAGGCCTAGAATGTGGGGCAAAACGTTAAACCTAAACATGTTGGAGAAATTCTTAGAAATCGAGGTAGACGAGAAAGGTAATCCAGTCGACGAGAAATTCAAACGAAATCCCGAACTGTTCTGCGGAGCAGGATCCAAgcaattgaaagtttgcaatgATAAAGAATCCATGAACGTTTTTGGTAAACATCCTGTTTTATCGATTAGTTTGAAAGGTATACGAGGAAATTCGTATAAAGAAATCGAACTCGGTATTAGGGAACGACTCACTACTGCTTTTCAAAAACATTACTATCTGAAAAGGTATTTAAACGATAATGAAACTTTATTACCATTCGTAGCCATGAAGGATAGATTATTGTCTTTGATGGAAGGTGATCCTCATACCATCGATATGCTGTGTTCGATTCAGTTCGTATCCGAGTTACTCTACAATCACCATGGCAATTCAACTCGCGTGTATCTTCTGATCGATGATTTTGATAGCCCTATTATCAACGCTTTCGCAGCATTTGGGCATAATAAGACCGAATACGACGAACTCATGGAATTCGTACAAGGCTTTTATTCGATGGGTGTGAACGATAATGAATATCTTGAGAAAGTCGTCATGACTGGCACGTACCATTTGTATTTGGATGACGATTTCGCCGGACTGACCAACGTAACGGAGTATAATATACTTCAGGATGATAAATATGGCAAGTATTTTGGATTCAGTCAGCAAGATGTGGAAGGTTTACTGGCAGAGAAATCcatttcaactccaatttctcAAGTTCAGCAGTGGTATAATGGATATAAAGTAGGAGGAAGCGAATCTGTATATAATCCCGGATCTGTGATGCAGTTTATACAAAATGGAGGTAAATTGGACCAATATACTGTTCAAAAAGTCAACGATCCATTTCTCACTAAAATATTAGCATCCGATGAAGCTAAATCTGTTCTGAGAAAAGTATCCACAGAGGAGTTGCTGGTAGAAGGCGATGAAGCAGATATAGAAATCGATCCTCCTCAGAATTATGTGAGTAAATCGATCGTATTAATGTGTAATGGAATTCTGACTCCTACCATGATCGATTTGGAGAAAGAAGTTTTAAAACTCAAGTTGCCTAATGAAGAAGTGAAGGAGTTTGTGAAAAAAGTGCTGGCGTAA